The genomic segment ATCCATTGATAGGTACAAATGTTATGAAACATAAAATATCTTATGGATGACAAATGACAATTAACGTGGCGCTATGATAATCTTACGTATAATTCATGATATAATTAGTCTGTATAAGACGTGTCCCACTTCATTAATTAGCATAGAAgctaaaaaagaaagaaaacctTCCACCTTACATAGTTAAAAAAACTTTGGGTAGAGTTATATATACCACAATTAATATCTTGTCACGGTTtcattgattatatatatacgGACTTTACTACAAATATCACGTGATTTTAGAGATAAATATTGAAGTTGTAACAGagaattttataattgtttgtATTAGTGGAGTtcgaatatataattatttttaatataaattaattatatgagGTTCGAAAGTTATGTAGTTGTGCTAATCTCTAATTTATCCCGATaagataattttttattaaaaaaatatttgatttgaaacAGCTAACTAAGTAAATGAATTAGTCCAATAATTTTAGGTAAATGTGGCGAGATAAGATCCTGGCCGGTCTGAAAAAACTTGGCTCGACGATTTTCACGTAAAAGCTGAGGTTCACACACTTGGCAAATATATAACCCAATGCATGTTTGGAATTTTGATTTGTTGTTGGACTTTTGGCTCTGgtgaaatttattataatttattcgCTTTCAATTACTATCTCCCTCTCGTACAAAATATCTTCAGGTCGTTCGTTAAACTTGtccaatataatatataaatttctcttgttaaaaaaattaattttaggaTTATTCGGGGGGAATAACTTATTatccaaaataaaatcatgtcaGATGTTAAAATTagttttatttttctaaaatataaACCTTTAACTATTACCATCCaaatttcattatttattaaaaaaaaatatttattccgAGAAGAAATAGATTCATGAGCTGTTTCATTCAAAATTCTGAACTTTGACCGAAAGTAAAATAATCGATGGTATACTCGAGCAATATTTTTCTCCCAATTGAAAACAATTTTAATGAGTTATGACTTATGACATTAGCTGCGTAAagaaattagattaattaataGATTTTTGGGAGTTAGAACttttaattaatgaaaattaagattaatttattttttcatgaagCATTAATCATTTTCGTCATCCATATAGATCTGCCCAGTGAAAATGCCACTTAATATGagaatattataatattaaaataatatttaatattattcatTACCATTTTTTTTCTAGAAAATTCCACATCATAGCGACGAAACACTTGTATTTCTTAAGTCAAGATAGACAAAGACATTGTAGTAATACCTAAATAGTAAATATCTTGTATCATAGTATGATTGGTCTTGGAATTTTTTAGATACGCAACCACAAGTTTTAGGAGTTGATTACATTCTACATGTAGGGCACACATACATGaggtccactaatttttttaaaatcacatatgtgTGTGAATTTTTTCCATCCAAATCATGCGAGGACAGTGCTCCCATATATAACATCGACTTAACCAGTTTTAGGCACGAGTTTCATTAAAATCAGGGGCGTCATTCGCCCTTGTAATTTACAATGGATTTTGCAACTATGTCAGCTTTATTAAAAATTAGAAACTCGAGGAAACCCCAAGCTAAATCAGATTTTCACGTTTAGGTTTAGAAATTTATCTTTAAATGAATAAACGGTAATTTTGTTACAATTAGAATTCagcaaaattataaattatttaataagcaCTTCAATTACATTTATATGATTATTTCTACAATTATTAAGTTTGCTAATTTGGTCTGTATGCAAATATATGCTTTTAATTTGTTCTTTTTCATGTTGGAATAAAAATGTGTTGCTGTATTTTACAATCACGCAATGATTAATACAATTAGTAGGTATGGTATCGAATATCTTTATACATAAAATCGGTCAATTATACTTATttttacaataataaataatattttcgacataaaaaataataatttttcacaaACAACCGAAATAGAAGATTcgtatcataaaatcaaattaaatatattattatttatctatAATTAGTGTATatcttatttaattattataataatcaCACTATAAATTATTCAACACAATCCCATCTCCCATAGCAAACATGATCACCTTATAGAATCACATAGGGAAGAGACAGATtcgaaaattattatttttttaatattgaaaactgacattttttttatataattgttatatTTACCATCGATttaaatatagaaaaatcttAGTGAAAAATAGTAATTAGGTATTAGTTCCCAGATAAACGAGCATTTAAAacttatttttaaacattttttgaaattaaaatttgggaatAATTCCATATTTGGATATACTagtgaaaatttattattatttttttgtattttttaaagcCACGCTAAAGCTGATTTTAAAAGCCACgtaattttttgtttttctgcACGTCGCATCTCTTAGTTTTGACTATGtattaaaacatttattaaccaaATTATACATTTATTTCACAGACTGACCACACTAAGTAACATAACAACATACTTATATAGGGGCGGAGCTACAAGGTGATATACCCGGGCTTTAGCCCGGGTGgaccgatttttttaaaaaaagtttataTGTAAATCTTGTATAAATTttagaataatatgatattagctagggtagatcaatttaaaatattagaagATTCTAGAATTTAAAATTCTAGCCCGAGCAGAGCCATATTTCTGACTCCATCTCTGCTTATGTCTAATCTGAATAGCTAACATATGGACTTTTTTTGTGGCTATGAAATATTTAAGTAGTGTTTGtaaatgtttaaagaaaattatgaatttttttatgtattcACATATACAGGGGTACCTATTGcaatttatatttcaaatttagaAACTAATATATCAAAAATAGGTTCAAATACCCCATTTAATctgtttcttcttcttttttttttttttgaaaagatctgtttcttctttttaaaatggGGAAAAAGTGATTTTCATTGATttaagataaaattgattttacaATCGATATATCTGATATAATTACAACAATAATATTGAATAAATAGATATACTGTACAGATATTTAGAACTGCGTGTGATATGACCGTTGGTTTTAAATCCACATGAAATTTCAAATCCTCAACTACCTCGACCTTGTGTGGACGACATCGATTCAAAAATGTGGACACAATATACTCCTTAGGCAGCCTACTTTGTAGGTGGTGTGTATAAAAAAAAGTAACTTGGCTTAATTAATTATGTCTCATATGTTAAAATTCactgattttaaattattttataataaattacaataaatttatatagtaatttgaattaattattttcgtaaaagacaacagtttcgaaataattattataaaaatctaTTGCACAGCTACATAGGCGTGAGTCCGAACACGAGTCGTGATAAATCAGTCTGACTGTTATATTATGAGAGATATTTGATGCCTAAAAGTCATATTTTATAATCTCGAGGTTCCGTAGTGTTGTCTGGAAAGACCGGTgtgctttgttttttttttttgtttttgttttttttattattattattaatatttttttatcatgacCCTGTTGAATTCTTTTGTCATTTGTGTTCAACAGCCATATTGACATTATTTTGGCTCATCGGCTTTGACTTTTGGGATCTGTGGCTTAGATCCAGTGACTTTTTATTATTGGTTTCTGATTTATATATTTTGTATTTACATCAAAACTTAATACATATCATTTTTTTACCTGGTAAACAATAatgcaatttttaaaaaattattaattaaaaatgaataattttcccgtttttaacatttttagaaagttttattttatttttgtgctTTTAATATAGATGTATATTTTAGAGGTCTTGAGCTTTTGTACGTTGacgaaaatatatttttttcaaagcCTCGATAAATctatagatatatatagattATATCTATAAATTTTTCAATATAATCCATTagaataattttatatatactttAAGCGAAGTCACCATAATCTCTCCTTTGTTTAATAAAATTTGATATAAAACTCATTTTAGTAGAATTAAaaggtgattttttttttaaattctccTCATATATATGTACGATGACCTTTTCCTATTTGTAATTTGTATACGGGTGATGTCCGATTAAAGCAATGGAGATTTCGAATATTTTTTAAGACGAAATTATCGTCTTCTTAAAATTTGCCAATTATTCCAAACGTAACTGTTGGATTTATTGCAATATATTTAGGACTATGGAAAACTACAATAGTACAATACATTAAGACAAAAACTtacgtgagacgatctcacggatatTATTAtaagacggatcttttatttgggtcactcataaaaaaatattactttttatgctaagagtattattttttattgtgaatatggatattgttgactcgtctcacagattatgatctgtggacggtctcacatgaggcTCACTCCTAGATTAAtaactttttttgttttttgtacaaaatatataatagttGTCCTCCCCGTTAATCAATTAGCTTAATAAATACGTGTTTTTATTTCTTAGACTTAGAAACACAATTAACTATTTggaaaaaattacaattttatcACGTAGGTTTGTCGTGAATTTTAGTTTTAGTTTGGTAACTTATCaatgtttaattttatttaatattttagatttatttttttgttttgatcTATTTTTGCCAAAGTTGATATCTATCAAATATTGTTTATTTGGTAATGATACTCTCAACGTAGCTCATGTAGCTTATTGAGTACAATAATTATCCGTGTTAGTTAAAACAATCGAAAAATGATGCTTGAGTTGTTGTACAGTTTAAAAGTTTTGAGTTGCAATGTTATAACCaattatagtttttggtaaagtgACAAACGTCCGGCcctacaattgatatcagagaaaAGATTCACATGTTCGTTTTTTATTGATTACAAGAATTACAATTATTGAGAGGAAGATTATTTGGTGCAATAATTATCTCTGGTGGTTAGAACaatcaaaattgttgtttaaaCTATtgtacaatttaaaatatttgaattttgttGTTACCGCCAACtataatttttgataaattATCAAGTGTTTCGTCCTACATGATGAAATAAacctatattattatatatattaaaataaatctaaaaaaaacaatgagaaaaataaatcaaaacgCCATTCAATATTTCAAAACTTTGTCATGCTTGACATTTCATCTAACGAGACAAGAGGTGTTCATTAATTTGGCTCTCTAGATAAAACTTTGTATATCTGATAATACTAAGTACAGTCCTCAAAAGATTAATTTTATTATAcctcattaatttttttagaaaatatattaaaaattaatcatgagCTCCCAAGGTCATGAACATTTACTTTTAGATTTGATTCAAAGGTTCTTAGATCAATTGAATTAATTCGACTAGGGACGACTTTGTCAAACTCGCAAACTAACTCGATTCAAGTTGATTCCTTTCTGTTTTCTGCCTTCTCTTATGACTCCTTTGTTAGTTCTTTACAACAATAATGAGCCTGCGAAAAATAACATGTGGAGTAATAATCGATTCACATTTTCAAATGTACAATAGTGCATTAAATCAACTTTCGAACAAAATGATTTTATCTAAGAACAACTTATATACGATGTATCGACTATTGGTTATTTTATAACgtaatttcaaattcaaaacaaTTTATGTTTCAATATTCTGTGAGGAAAACAATAAAATTGGTCCAGTgcgatgatattattttatttttatcatctTACTAATCAAATTTCAGCTTTTAGTATAATAAAACATTGCTTCGTTTACCGTCTTAACAATTTTATTCGATGATTGACATAAAGCTGTATATCGTTGACATGACACTGATTAATACTACATTGTGTATTGTCGATATATCTGACATAgcttaaaaaattcaaatatattGTACTAACGTTGaaatttcaataataataaaaaccaTATTTTGGAAATAACATTTCAGCAAAAATTTAAGAGAAATAGTTTTTTAATCAATTGACTACTTCAATTTTGGGTTTTGAtacattaaatttttaattttttttattttgatatctaacttttaatttttgtttgttttgatCTCATTGTTGATGTGATATCGAAAATGCTGAATTAGCATTCTAAAATACTAACTCGacgataaaaaatattaatatgaccGAATTTTTTGAATGTTATATTAGCAATTAATCACAAATCAAATTCTCTAATTAGACAAGTTAATTGACTAACAAAATgactataaaaatataatataatttcctACAATATTAACGAGAGACTGGTTATCTCGTACAAAGAAAATACTTAAACTAACTAAATAAATTAGAAAAACAATCTGAAATCAGTAAGAGTCGATCCTGAGACCAACTGAAACCCATTATTGGTATTATTAAATCAGAGTATAATATGAGGAAACGTGGGATACACACACCCCTCCACCGAACAAGTAACAGACAAATCTGAATCAAGATTCAAAGTGTTTCCTGTACAGTGGCAGTGAATTTACAGGCAGCTTCCCTACCTGATGTTAATCTCAACTCTATCCGATACGAATGCGATAGCCAATCAAATGTTAGTTGAAATCAATCATCATTCGCATTTCTTGAATCAGTAAGCATTCTGGGCAATTTAGCGCGAAGCAATGAAGCAATTGCACAAGCAATCGAGCTACCGAAGAGGCGAAGAAATGCCGATATCTCAGACCCCACCATACTCCCCAAAATCCCTGAAACACACTCGTTCGATCCAGAGATCCATCAGTTATCTCCTCAGGGAGCAGCGCCTTCTCTTTATTCTTGTTGGCATTTTGATCGCCTCCACTTTCTTCATCATCCAGCCCTCTCTCTCCCGCCTGTCTTCCGCCAGCTCTTCATCCGTAGATCCCCGGCATAGAATCTCCGCCGAAAGTCATGATTCAATCGTTAATTATGAGGGTGGCGGTGATACGGGTCGGAAATATGAGAACCTGGTGGGTCGTAGCCCGTATTTTAATGGGGTGGGGAGAGTTCCGGTCGGAATAAGGGGGAAGAGGAAGAGGGTTGTCGTAACCGGCGGCGCGGGGTTCGTGGGAAGTCATTTGGTGGATAAGTTGATTGCCGGAGGAGATGATGTGATCGTGCTTGATAACTTTTTTACGGGGAGAAAGGAGAATGTGGTGCATTTGCTTGGGAATCCGAGGTTCGAATTGATTCGGCACGATGTCGTTGAGCCGATTTTGCTGGAGGTGGATCAGATCTACCATTTAGCTTGCCCTGCATCGCCGGTGCATTATAAGTACAATCCGGTCAAGACCATCATATCCTTGTTGAAATTGTTGGTTCGAAgagtgtgttgagtttttagtttTTATGGGATGTGGTGTTGAATTTTTTGTGGGTATGTGTGTTTATGCTTGTGAATATGATATCGTAGCTGATCCCTATGTGATTTGGCTTGCGAAAATTGAATTGGAGGTTTTATGGTTATAAAGAAGGGAGATGAATATGAGATTACGTGTGCATGTGTATTAACCCATGTTCTTGTGCGGTTTTAAATTGTTAAGTCTATCTGTATTGTATCCTTCACAGGATAGTTTTGGTGTTCGTTGGATTAGATCGATTGGCATGGTTAAGATGCTGTTCTGATTAATTTATGTTGTTAGGTTACTTTCTTATTCAAGTAATGTTCGGAATTGACAACTAAACATTTTAGTTCTCGAATTGATTGTAGCATTTGGAGTCATTTGATATCCTTGACTTATGATTACAAGACTAATGTAATGGGTACATTGAATATGTTGGGCCTTGCAAAGAGGGTTGGTGCGAGATTCCTTCTCACTAGTACAAGCGAGGTATATGGTGATCCTCTCGAGCACCCACAGAAGGAAACATATTGGGGGCATGTAAACCCGATTGGTGGGTGGTGCTGTTCTGTGCAAAGATGtgttttttgttt from the Primulina eburnea isolate SZY01 chromosome 3, ASM2296580v1, whole genome shotgun sequence genome contains:
- the LOC140826170 gene encoding UDP-glucuronic acid decarboxylase 1-like, yielding MKQLHKQSSYRRGEEMPISQTPPYSPKSLKHTRSIQRSISYLLREQRLLFILVGILIASTFFIIQPSLSRLSSASSSSVDPRHRISAESHDSIVNYEGGGDTGRKYENLVGRSPYFNGVGRVPVGIRGKRKRVVVTGGAGFVGSHLVDKLIAGGDDVIVLDNFFTGRKENVVHLLGNPRFELIRHDVVEPILLEVDQIYHLACPASPVHYKYNPVKTIISLLKLLTNVMGTLNMLGLAKRVGARFLLTSTSEVYGDPLEHPQKETYWGHVNPIGERSCYDEGKRTAETLAMDYHRGAGVEVRIARIFNTYGPRMCLDDGRVVSNFVSQAIRKQPMTVYGDGKQTRSFQYVSDLVNGLVALMEGDHVGPFNLGNPGEFTMLELAEVVKETIDPSATIEFRPNTADDPHKRKPDISKAKEFLNWEPKISLREGLPRMVSDFRNRILNEDEGKGN